The Candidatus Manganitrophaceae bacterium genome contains a region encoding:
- the ftsE gene encoding cell division ATP-binding protein FtsE, translated as MIQMFHIYKYYGRTHPALEDINLKINKGDFIFLVGASGAGKTSLLKLIFCEERSDEGQILIGGKNISRLKEREIPFIRRKMGFIFQDYKLIQRKTVFENVALPMEIMGASRLEIRKRVHEVLKQVRIEHRHGQRPPFLSGGEKQRVAIARALVNRPRLLLADEPTGNLDDELSNDIVDLLKGIHTTGTTIVVATHDRRLLSKAAKRVLVLDKGKIVFDGIPE; from the coding sequence ATGATCCAGATGTTTCATATCTATAAATACTATGGCAGAACGCATCCGGCACTTGAGGATATCAATTTAAAGATCAATAAAGGGGATTTTATTTTTTTGGTCGGCGCAAGTGGTGCGGGAAAAACATCATTGCTGAAGCTGATTTTTTGTGAAGAACGTTCTGATGAAGGACAAATCCTGATCGGCGGAAAAAACATTTCTCGCCTCAAGGAAAGAGAGATCCCTTTTATAAGACGAAAAATGGGGTTTATCTTTCAGGATTATAAATTGATTCAGCGAAAAACGGTATTTGAAAATGTCGCTCTCCCAATGGAAATAATGGGTGCGTCTCGACTCGAGATCAGGAAAAGAGTCCATGAAGTTCTAAAACAGGTTCGAATTGAGCATCGTCATGGGCAGCGTCCCCCCTTTTTATCTGGAGGGGAGAAGCAGCGGGTTGCGATCGCTCGAGCCCTGGTGAATCGCCCAAGATTATTGCTTGCTGATGAGCCCACCGGCAACCTGGATGATGAGCTCTCGAATGATATTGTTGATCTCCTAAAAGGTATTCATACAACCGGAACAACAATCGTTGTTGCAACCCATGACCGCCGTTTGTTGTCCAAAGCAGCCAAGCGGGTCCTGGTCCTCGATAAGGGTAAGATTGTTTTTGATGGCATTCCCGAATGA
- a CDS encoding co-chaperone GroES — translation MKFKPLKDRVFVSYSDEPEKTSSGLYIPDAAKEKPQQGNIEAIGSEVKEVKIGNTILFDKYSGSKIKLDDQDYLILKEEDILGIIG, via the coding sequence GTGAAATTTAAACCACTTAAGGATAGGGTCTTTGTGAGTTATTCTGATGAGCCCGAAAAGACGTCCAGTGGCTTGTATATCCCTGATGCCGCAAAAGAAAAACCGCAGCAAGGGAACATTGAGGCAATCGGAAGCGAGGTCAAAGAGGTGAAGATTGGAAATACGATTCTCTTTGATAAATATTCCGGTAGCAAGATTAAATTGGATGATCAGGATTATCTTATTCTGAAAGAAGAGGATATCCTGGGGATTATTGGTTAG
- the recN gene encoding DNA repair protein RecN, with product MLRELRIKDYAIIDEVSLCFDGGLNVITGETGTGKSILVEALALILGGRFTSEAIRQGVNEATLEARFDPPPHSSPTDDPVDYFILKRVLSRSGKNRVYLNGSLSNLSSLKQIGQKSVEIHGQQENHNLADTNHHLFLLDCFCQILEERSRYKSSYRDWVFLRQERTALEERALEGKRQASFIEHQLLEIRGAKLDPDEEKSLEREERLLKNGSGIVSLSEQAYARLSEEGGVFNLLDEVERAVQGLHDATEDASSEMELVETSKIQLKELAISLRDRLEHVEHHPERLQEVRERLYLIQRMKKKYGLSSIEEILAYQEGLDEDLNRLLTVEERLRDVDAQLNEMEDNLSVQAAFLSRRRAKVKEALEKKVQQELGLLGMEKTLFNVSLKEIPLSETGNERVEFLIAQPGEIPQGITKIASGGELSRIMLALKVVLAEVDPVPTLVFDEIDAGIGGAVAERVGRRLSRLSEGHQVFCITHLAQIACMADHHYFVEKGSQGERVATSVKELSKEERVTELARMLGGVTITPITLRHAAEMIDLKSGSGRE from the coding sequence ATGCTTAGAGAACTTCGAATCAAGGACTATGCAATTATTGATGAAGTCTCTCTTTGTTTTGATGGGGGATTAAATGTCATTACCGGTGAAACGGGAACCGGAAAATCAATACTTGTTGAAGCGCTCGCGCTTATTCTAGGGGGAAGGTTTACGAGCGAAGCCATCCGCCAGGGTGTGAACGAGGCGACCCTGGAAGCCCGTTTTGATCCACCCCCGCACTCCTCTCCTACTGACGATCCAGTCGATTATTTTATTCTCAAAAGAGTCTTGTCCCGATCCGGGAAAAACCGAGTTTATCTCAATGGTTCCCTTTCAAACCTCTCTTCTTTAAAGCAGATCGGTCAAAAATCTGTTGAAATTCATGGACAACAGGAAAACCATAACCTCGCCGATACCAACCATCACCTTTTTCTCCTAGACTGTTTCTGTCAAATTCTTGAAGAACGTTCTCGTTATAAATCCTCTTATCGGGACTGGGTTTTTCTCCGCCAGGAGAGGACCGCTCTGGAGGAGAGAGCGCTTGAAGGGAAACGACAGGCATCTTTCATTGAGCACCAACTCTTAGAGATCAGAGGCGCGAAGCTTGATCCGGATGAAGAAAAATCTTTAGAGAGAGAGGAGAGGCTCCTGAAGAATGGGTCGGGAATTGTGTCATTGTCAGAACAGGCTTATGCTCGGCTTTCAGAGGAAGGTGGTGTCTTCAACCTATTGGATGAGGTAGAACGGGCCGTTCAGGGTTTGCATGATGCGACGGAAGATGCTTCTTCTGAGATGGAACTCGTGGAAACTTCAAAGATTCAACTGAAGGAACTGGCAATTTCCTTGCGAGACCGTCTGGAGCATGTAGAACATCATCCGGAGCGCTTGCAGGAGGTGAGAGAACGCCTGTATCTGATCCAGAGGATGAAGAAAAAATATGGTCTTTCCTCAATTGAAGAAATTCTTGCTTATCAGGAAGGTCTTGATGAGGACTTGAATCGTCTCTTGACGGTCGAGGAACGCCTCAGGGATGTTGACGCGCAATTGAATGAAATGGAGGACAATTTAAGTGTACAGGCAGCTTTCCTCTCACGAAGAAGGGCGAAAGTAAAAGAGGCCTTGGAAAAGAAGGTACAGCAAGAATTGGGCTTGTTGGGGATGGAAAAAACGCTATTCAATGTTTCTTTAAAGGAAATTCCCCTTTCCGAGACGGGAAATGAGCGGGTTGAGTTTCTGATTGCCCAGCCTGGAGAGATTCCTCAAGGCATCACAAAAATTGCTTCTGGGGGAGAACTGTCCCGGATTATGCTTGCGCTTAAAGTGGTTCTCGCTGAAGTTGATCCTGTTCCGACTCTGGTTTTCGACGAGATCGATGCTGGCATTGGCGGCGCAGTTGCGGAACGCGTTGGGCGTCGGCTCTCCAGGCTTTCAGAAGGGCATCAGGTATTTTGCATAACACACCTTGCTCAGATTGCATGTATGGCGGACCATCACTATTTTGTTGAGAAAGGAAGTCAGGGCGAGCGAGTCGCAACCTCGGTGAAGGAATTATCGAAGGAAGAACGGGTGACGGAATTGGCAAGAATGCTTGGGGGGGTGACGATTACGCCGATCACATTACGCCATGCAGCGGAGATGATCGACCTGAAGTCCGGTTCCGGGAGAGAATAA
- the trmD gene encoding tRNA (guanosine(37)-N1)-methyltransferase TrmD gives MRCDILTLFPEMVLPVFQESILKRAQERQLLEIRVHQLRDFTADKHRMTDDTPYGGGPGMVLKPEPIYAAVDAIRKESGEIRVIMPSPQGKRFDQRMAESFSKETRRFVFICGHYEGIDARVKEGLPLEEVSVGDFVLTGGEVATMIIIDASARLVPGVLGDPRSVVEESFSSSLLEYPQYTRPSEFRGMRVPRVLSSGNHAAIRAWRKEQSLINTMKNRPDLLAEATLSESEMAWISRFSDGNSDENGKETLKVERTDQGS, from the coding sequence ATGCGTTGTGACATCCTGACCTTATTCCCGGAAATGGTGTTGCCTGTTTTTCAGGAAAGCATCTTAAAGCGGGCGCAGGAACGCCAGCTATTGGAGATTCGGGTCCACCAGTTAAGGGATTTTACGGCAGATAAGCATCGTATGACGGACGATACGCCCTATGGTGGGGGTCCCGGGATGGTTTTGAAACCGGAACCGATTTATGCTGCTGTGGACGCAATCCGAAAAGAGAGCGGTGAGATCCGGGTGATTATGCCCTCACCGCAGGGAAAGCGTTTTGACCAGAGGATGGCTGAATCCTTCTCGAAAGAAACGCGTCGTTTTGTTTTTATTTGCGGTCATTACGAGGGAATCGATGCACGGGTGAAAGAAGGGCTGCCCCTTGAGGAAGTATCGGTCGGCGACTTCGTCCTCACCGGAGGAGAAGTCGCGACAATGATTATTATTGATGCTTCCGCCAGACTTGTTCCAGGCGTGCTGGGAGATCCGCGCTCCGTTGTAGAGGAATCATTTTCGTCTTCTCTTCTCGAATATCCCCAATACACGCGACCTTCGGAATTCAGAGGAATGCGGGTTCCCAGGGTACTCTCTTCCGGAAATCATGCTGCGATTCGGGCCTGGCGAAAGGAACAGTCACTGATCAATACGATGAAAAATAGACCGGACTTATTGGCAGAAGCCACCCTCAGCGAATCGGAAATGGCGTGGATCAGTCGTTTTTCGGATGGGAATTCCGATGAGAACGGTAAAGAAACACTGAAAGTGGAACGGACCGATCAGGGTTCATAG
- the rpmB gene encoding 50S ribosomal protein L28: MARVCDICEKRRQVGNSVSHANNRTKRVFQPNLQTVRALVGKSVKRLRVCTSCIKSGKVVKAR, encoded by the coding sequence ATGGCAAGAGTTTGTGACATTTGCGAAAAAAGGCGACAAGTGGGAAATTCAGTCAGCCACGCAAACAACAGGACAAAGCGCGTCTTCCAGCCAAACCTTCAAACGGTTCGTGCCCTCGTGGGCAAGAGCGTGAAGCGGCTCCGCGTGTGCACATCCTGCATCAAATCCGGGAAAGTGGTCAAGGCCAGATAA
- a CDS encoding S41 family peptidase, whose product MKFKERVGTTLLFMAIIGIFGVSFMAGKGLETNVSAETDDYEELKVFTEVLSALQRNYVEPIDNKELIYGAIKGMLNTLDAHSTFMPPTIYKEMQVDTRGEFGGLGLQIGIKENRLVVVAPIEGTPADVAGIKAGDIILKVDDYEFTKETTLLDAVSRMRGPKGTEVVLTIERDTKPDPLIFPLIRAVILIKSVKSKVLEPGIGYIRITQFQEKTSNDLRTAISKLKEANIHSLILDLRNNPGGLLNSAVDVSEQFLDSGKIIVSIKSRDGRKDEYKSSRTNSIGEMPLIILVNEGSASASEIVSGALQDWKRAVILGTPTFGKGSVQTILPLSDGSALRLTTAKYYTPKGRSIQNRGIDPDIVVVPAEISEIKDRQIIREKDLERHLESESQPEEPVLIPPAEKTSGSDLRIEQEDQQLKKAVDLLKSWKIFKGIDSRLSVKK is encoded by the coding sequence ATGAAATTTAAAGAGAGGGTCGGAACCACGCTTCTTTTTATGGCCATCATCGGAATTTTCGGTGTGAGCTTTATGGCGGGGAAGGGACTTGAAACAAATGTTTCGGCAGAAACGGATGATTATGAAGAACTGAAGGTCTTCACCGAAGTTCTTTCCGCACTTCAAAGGAATTATGTAGAGCCGATCGATAACAAAGAACTCATTTACGGTGCGATCAAAGGTATGCTGAATACTCTGGATGCCCATTCGACGTTTATGCCGCCGACGATATATAAAGAAATGCAGGTGGATACAAGAGGAGAGTTTGGAGGACTCGGGCTTCAAATTGGTATCAAGGAGAACCGCTTGGTTGTGGTTGCCCCGATTGAGGGGACGCCTGCCGATGTAGCCGGGATTAAAGCCGGAGATATTATTCTTAAAGTAGATGATTATGAATTTACGAAAGAAACCACCCTGCTTGATGCTGTTTCCAGAATGCGGGGGCCGAAGGGAACGGAAGTGGTCCTGACGATTGAACGGGATACGAAGCCGGATCCGCTTATTTTTCCACTAATCCGGGCGGTGATTTTGATCAAAAGTGTGAAGTCGAAAGTCCTTGAGCCCGGGATCGGTTATATTCGGATTACACAGTTTCAGGAAAAGACATCCAATGATTTGCGGACGGCCATTTCCAAGTTAAAGGAGGCGAATATTCACTCCCTTATACTGGATCTCCGGAATAACCCGGGCGGCCTGCTGAATTCGGCCGTGGATGTCTCGGAACAATTTCTGGACAGCGGGAAAATAATTGTTTCAATCAAGTCTCGAGATGGCAGGAAAGATGAATACAAGTCGAGCCGAACCAATTCGATCGGAGAAATGCCCTTAATTATCCTGGTCAACGAAGGAAGTGCAAGTGCTTCAGAGATTGTATCGGGTGCCTTACAGGACTGGAAACGTGCTGTGATATTGGGGACGCCGACCTTTGGAAAGGGGTCGGTCCAAACAATTTTACCCTTGTCGGATGGTTCTGCCCTGCGCCTCACAACAGCAAAGTACTACACTCCGAAGGGACGTTCCATCCAGAACCGGGGGATTGATCCGGATATTGTCGTCGTGCCGGCCGAAATCAGCGAGATAAAAGACAGGCAGATTATTCGTGAAAAAGATCTGGAAAGGCATTTGGAAAGTGAATCACAACCGGAAGAACCTGTTTTAATCCCACCTGCTGAAAAAACAAGCGGATCAGATCTCCGGATTGAGCAAGAAGATCAGCAATTGAAAAAAGCGGTTGATCTATTGAAAAGCTGGAAAATATTTAAGGGAATAGATTCCAGATTGTCTGTGAAAAAATAG
- the trxA gene encoding thioredoxin, translating into MGNTVDVTSKSWEEEVLKHSGAVMVDFWASWCGPCKMIAPVIDELAVEYSGRLKVCKLNTDESPDISSQYQIMGIPSLLFFKEGKLVDKMVGAASKNKFKEKIEAIISN; encoded by the coding sequence ATGGGGAATACAGTAGATGTCACGAGTAAAAGTTGGGAAGAAGAGGTTTTGAAGCATTCCGGGGCTGTTATGGTTGATTTTTGGGCCTCATGGTGCGGTCCATGCAAGATGATCGCGCCTGTGATCGACGAATTGGCAGTAGAGTATAGCGGACGCCTGAAGGTCTGCAAACTGAATACGGATGAAAGTCCGGATATATCCAGCCAGTACCAGATTATGGGAATTCCCTCGCTCCTCTTTTTTAAAGAAGGTAAGCTGGTCGATAAAATGGTTGGCGCCGCATCAAAGAATAAATTTAAAGAAAAGATTGAGGCTATTATATCAAACTAA
- a CDS encoding ABC transporter permease yields MKRLLYFFDAALENIKLNRTMALLSLISLSLTLMLFGLFLLFYYNFQGFIGTMRENVQFSIYINNAIGDGKIKKIEEALSDDDRIASFDYISKEKALELFKAYFQDQPLLKSLGENPLPASFEIRVKANHQDPVEIQNMIKYFKSLPGVDEIHYGSELFQTLNAFLNFMKIVGLGIGGFLAVAVMTIVANTIRLHFYNRREEIEIMKLIGATHRFIKIPFFMEGSMMGLVGGGLATLILFSLYSFSKVHLQSLGGVIGHFQDIRFLPVSMLVGLIVAGGMFGGIGSLVSLNQLLRLQAKSEPQKK; encoded by the coding sequence ATGAAACGCCTGCTTTATTTTTTTGATGCGGCACTTGAAAACATCAAGCTTAATCGGACCATGGCCTTACTCTCCCTGATTTCACTCAGTCTCACCCTCATGCTGTTCGGTCTTTTTCTACTTTTTTATTATAATTTTCAGGGATTTATTGGGACGATGCGTGAGAATGTCCAGTTTAGTATTTATATCAATAACGCTATTGGTGATGGTAAAATTAAAAAGATTGAGGAAGCGCTTTCCGATGATGACCGTATCGCATCCTTTGACTACATTTCTAAAGAGAAGGCCCTTGAACTATTCAAGGCCTATTTTCAGGATCAACCCCTCCTGAAAAGTCTTGGAGAGAACCCCCTTCCGGCATCTTTCGAGATTCGTGTAAAGGCCAATCATCAGGATCCCGTAGAGATCCAAAACATGATCAAATACTTTAAGTCTTTGCCCGGCGTGGATGAGATACATTATGGCTCTGAGTTATTTCAAACCCTGAACGCTTTTTTGAATTTTATGAAGATTGTCGGTCTTGGTATCGGTGGCTTCCTTGCGGTTGCCGTCATGACCATTGTTGCCAATACGATCCGTCTTCACTTTTATAATCGGAGGGAAGAGATCGAGATTATGAAGTTGATCGGGGCCACCCACCGCTTTATCAAGATCCCTTTTTTCATGGAGGGATCTATGATGGGTCTTGTCGGGGGGGGCTTGGCCACACTCATCCTTTTTAGTTTGTACAGTTTTTCCAAGGTACACCTTCAGTCATTGGGAGGAGTGATCGGACATTTTCAAGATATCCGCTTTCTGCCCGTGAGTATGCTGGTGGGTTTGATCGTCGCCGGGGGAATGTTCGGCGGCATTGGCAGCCTTGTTTCATTAAATCAACTTCTCAGACTTCAGGCGAAGAGTGAACCTCAAAAGAAATAA
- a CDS encoding 50S ribosomal protein L19 — protein MDRIARLEQGMLKESVPQFNVGNTVRVHVKIKEGEKERIQIFEGVVIRRKGTRNRETFTVRKVAYNVAVERIFPVHSPWIAKVEVIRVGAVRRAKLYYLRQRTGRAARLREKERVRPSKSSK, from the coding sequence ATGGATCGGATAGCACGGTTGGAGCAAGGCATGTTGAAGGAGAGCGTTCCGCAGTTTAATGTTGGAAATACGGTTCGTGTTCATGTAAAGATTAAGGAAGGCGAAAAGGAACGGATTCAGATATTTGAAGGTGTTGTGATTCGCAGAAAAGGGACGCGAAACCGTGAGACCTTTACCGTCAGAAAGGTTGCCTACAATGTTGCGGTAGAAAGGATTTTTCCGGTTCATTCTCCCTGGATCGCCAAGGTCGAAGTGATCAGGGTCGGTGCAGTCCGGCGTGCGAAGCTCTATTATTTGCGCCAGAGGACAGGCCGTGCTGCACGGCTCCGGGAAAAAGAGAGGGTAAGACCTTCCAAGTCCTCCAAGTAA
- a CDS encoding YraN family protein, translating to MTGKEGEDIAAQYLLEHGYRLLVRNYRTKSGEIDIIAREGNTLVFIEVKARSGTRFGLPQDAVDLRKQTKLSRVALGYLRHKKVRPCDCRFDVVAVVACAGRYKVDLFRNAFDFLESTI from the coding sequence GTGACCGGTAAGGAGGGCGAAGATATTGCGGCGCAGTATTTGTTAGAACATGGGTATCGTCTTTTGGTGCGGAATTATCGGACGAAGTCAGGAGAGATTGACATTATTGCGCGTGAGGGGAACACATTGGTTTTTATTGAAGTGAAAGCACGGTCGGGAACTCGTTTTGGCCTTCCTCAAGATGCAGTCGACCTGAGAAAACAAACGAAGTTGAGCCGGGTTGCCTTGGGTTACCTCCGCCATAAAAAGGTAAGGCCCTGTGACTGTCGTTTTGACGTTGTTGCAGTTGTGGCCTGTGCAGGAAGATACAAGGTGGATCTTTTCCGAAATGCCTTTGATTTCTTGGAAAGCACGATATGA
- a CDS encoding ribonuclease HII, which produces MGFFERALTSLGFRNVCGIDEAGRGPLAGPVVAAAVILPPGCLLPGIRDSKKLSPGKREVLFEQINREATSIGVGIVNNDTIDEINILQATIRAMQKSVAQMQLEPDYLLIDALTLPDFGRDQKGIIHGDRLSVSIAAASVIAKVTRDRLMCKYHEVFPEYKFNIHKGYGTATHLKMIREWGPCSLHRKTFRGVIL; this is translated from the coding sequence ATGGGGTTTTTTGAGAGGGCGCTTACCTCACTCGGGTTTCGCAATGTTTGCGGGATTGACGAGGCGGGTCGCGGCCCTCTGGCCGGGCCGGTTGTCGCCGCTGCCGTTATTCTCCCTCCAGGATGTTTGTTGCCTGGAATCCGCGATTCAAAAAAGCTAAGTCCGGGGAAACGGGAGGTCCTCTTTGAACAGATCAATCGGGAGGCCACCTCAATCGGTGTCGGTATTGTCAATAACGATACGATTGATGAGATCAATATATTACAGGCAACGATTCGGGCCATGCAGAAGAGTGTGGCACAGATGCAATTGGAGCCGGACTACCTTTTGATTGATGCATTGACCCTCCCGGATTTTGGGCGGGATCAAAAGGGGATTATTCATGGAGACCGTCTTTCCGTCAGTATCGCCGCTGCATCCGTGATCGCGAAGGTGACGAGAGATCGGCTGATGTGCAAGTACCACGAAGTATTTCCGGAATACAAGTTCAATATTCACAAGGGGTATGGAACCGCAACGCATCTAAAAATGATTAGAGAGTGGGGGCCTTGCTCTCTTCACAGAAAGACATTTCGTGGTGTCATTCTGTGA
- the rimM gene encoding 16S rRNA processing protein RimM: MLQAPRSARDAFSKSWNRLSRAYITIGKILGPVGLRGELKIFSLTDIPNRFDHLTDVIVETSEGRHQAIRIDRVRYGRYVYLSFSGLTSIEKVEFLKGAFIQIPEEERLPLPEGSYYHSELTGLEVVLEDGTRLGILEEIYETGSNDVYAVRSGKREVLIPALRKFVKSVDLAENRMVIIPVEGLIE, encoded by the coding sequence ATGCTGCAGGCACCAAGATCGGCAAGAGATGCGTTCTCGAAATCCTGGAATAGATTGTCGAGGGCATACATCACAATCGGAAAAATTCTAGGTCCGGTCGGACTGCGCGGAGAACTTAAGATCTTTTCGCTGACCGATATCCCGAATCGCTTTGACCATTTGACCGATGTGATTGTCGAAACCTCAGAAGGTCGGCATCAAGCGATTCGAATCGATCGGGTAAGGTATGGGCGTTATGTTTACCTCAGCTTTTCCGGATTGACTTCCATTGAGAAAGTGGAATTTTTGAAAGGGGCCTTCATCCAGATTCCGGAGGAGGAAAGGCTTCCCCTGCCGGAGGGGAGTTATTATCACAGCGAATTGACTGGTCTGGAAGTGGTCTTGGAAGACGGCACCCGCCTGGGCATATTGGAAGAGATTTACGAGACGGGAAGCAATGATGTCTATGCGGTTAGATCCGGAAAGCGTGAAGTGCTGATCCCGGCCCTTCGAAAATTTGTAAAGTCGGTTGATTTAGCAGAGAACAGGATGGTTATTATTCCTGTTGAAGGACTCATCGAATGA
- the groL gene encoding chaperonin GroEL: MAKQIKFGDDARASILRGVNQLSNAVKATLGPKGRNAVIDKKFGAPTITKDGVTVAKEVELKDPYENMGAQLVKEVSSKTSDIAGDGTTTATVLAQAIYREGVKNLSAGANPMDLKRGIDKAILAVTVDLEKSSKPCQTKKEIAQIGTISANNDETIGDIIAEAMEKVGKDGVITVEEAKSMDTSLDVVEGMQFDRGYLSPYFVTDSERMEVGLEDVYILINEKKVSSMKDLLPVLEQVAKAGKPLLIIAEDIEGEALATLVINKLRGTLNVAAVKAPGFGDRRKAMLEDIAILTGGQVISEDLGLKLENVKASDLGRAKRVTIDKDNTTIIEGAGETSKIQGRVKQIKAQIEETTSDYDQEKLQERLAKLVGGVAVINVGAATEVEMKEKKARVEDALHATKAAVEEGVVAGGGVALIRCIPTLDKLKLTGDQKVGGDIVRRAIEEPIRQIAENAGAEASVVVERVKKGEGAFGYDAGSGTYVDLIKAGIIDPTKVTRTALQNAGSVAGLMLTTEVMVADLPEEKSDMPPMPGGGGMGGMGGMGGMM, encoded by the coding sequence ATGGCAAAGCAGATAAAGTTTGGTGATGACGCTCGCGCGTCTATTTTGAGAGGTGTGAATCAGCTGAGCAATGCAGTGAAGGCAACGCTCGGTCCGAAGGGTCGGAATGCGGTGATCGACAAGAAGTTTGGCGCCCCGACGATCACGAAGGATGGTGTGACCGTTGCGAAAGAGGTCGAGCTCAAAGACCCATATGAGAATATGGGTGCCCAGTTGGTGAAAGAGGTCTCCAGCAAGACTTCGGATATTGCCGGAGATGGTACGACAACGGCGACCGTGCTGGCCCAGGCGATTTACAGAGAAGGGGTCAAAAATCTGTCGGCGGGTGCAAATCCAATGGATCTCAAAAGAGGGATTGATAAGGCGATCTTAGCGGTCACTGTAGACCTTGAAAAGAGTTCCAAGCCATGTCAGACAAAGAAAGAAATCGCCCAGATTGGAACCATCTCGGCAAATAATGACGAGACCATCGGCGATATTATTGCCGAGGCGATGGAAAAGGTCGGAAAAGATGGTGTCATCACCGTCGAAGAGGCCAAGAGCATGGATACCTCACTTGATGTTGTCGAAGGGATGCAATTTGATCGCGGATATCTTTCTCCGTATTTTGTAACCGATTCGGAGAGGATGGAGGTCGGGCTTGAAGATGTTTATATCCTGATCAATGAGAAAAAGGTTTCGTCGATGAAGGATCTGCTTCCGGTTCTTGAGCAGGTGGCCAAAGCGGGAAAACCTCTTCTGATTATTGCTGAAGACATCGAAGGAGAAGCCCTGGCGACATTGGTGATCAACAAGCTTCGCGGTACGCTTAATGTTGCGGCCGTCAAAGCCCCGGGTTTTGGTGACCGGAGAAAAGCGATGCTCGAAGATATCGCCATCTTGACCGGTGGGCAGGTGATCTCTGAAGACCTTGGTCTGAAGTTGGAAAATGTTAAGGCTTCCGACTTGGGCCGGGCAAAACGGGTGACCATCGACAAGGACAACACAACGATTATCGAAGGTGCCGGTGAGACTTCCAAGATTCAGGGCCGGGTGAAACAGATCAAGGCTCAAATTGAGGAGACCACCTCTGACTATGACCAGGAGAAGCTTCAGGAACGATTGGCCAAGCTTGTTGGAGGTGTTGCCGTGATCAATGTTGGTGCTGCAACAGAGGTTGAGATGAAAGAGAAGAAGGCACGGGTTGAGGATGCGCTTCACGCCACGAAAGCGGCGGTTGAGGAGGGTGTTGTCGCCGGTGGCGGTGTTGCGTTAATCCGTTGTATTCCCACACTTGATAAATTGAAGCTCACCGGAGACCAAAAGGTTGGTGGTGATATTGTGCGAAGGGCGATTGAAGAGCCTATTCGTCAAATTGCCGAGAACGCCGGTGCGGAGGCCTCCGTGGTTGTTGAGCGGGTCAAGAAGGGTGAGGGTGCATTCGGTTATGATGCAGGATCGGGTACCTATGTTGATCTGATCAAGGCCGGGATTATTGATCCGACCAAGGTCACGCGAACGGCCCTGCAGAATGCCGGAAGCGTTGCCGGCCTGATGCTGACCACTGAAGTGATGGTTGCTGATCTTCCGGAAGAAAAATCGGACATGCCTCCGATGCCAGGCGGTGGCGGCATGGGTGGTATGGGCGGCATGGGCGGTATGATGTAA